One window of Desulfovulcanus ferrireducens genomic DNA carries:
- a CDS encoding Y-family DNA polymerase encodes MHSFYALVDCNNFYVSCEQIFNPRLRKRPVVVLSNNDGCVVARSEEAKALGIGMGEPYFQCKTLLQRHGGVALSSNYTLYADMSARVMDVLSTFVPDVEIYSIDEAFLFFSHAAATIAKYDNPWQLGQEIRKKIKKWTGIPVSIGIAKTKTLAKVANRIAKKFPYLHGVFVLKEQKEIEKALKQIKIEDVWGIGRNYSKFLRSRGVLTAFDFVCLERDFVQKHLTVRGVSTFLELKGIPCFDLEVEEKRPESIITSRSFAKEIYSLTDLKQAIATFIHVGAQKLRQKKLLASYVHVFLKSNRFKKNYYSRHSALKLMPSTNYTPFLIEKAHLVLEKIYSPDHGYKKAGIMFTGLEPQEERRLTFFELDKNKRQKQERLMQVMDRINAKWGKGTLTVAATGLEKKCFFRRSHRSPAYTTKWEDLPVVRA; translated from the coding sequence ATGCACTCCTTTTATGCTTTAGTGGACTGCAATAATTTTTATGTCTCTTGCGAGCAGATTTTTAATCCCAGGCTTCGAAAGCGGCCGGTAGTGGTCCTGTCCAACAATGACGGTTGTGTTGTGGCCCGCTCAGAAGAGGCCAAGGCACTGGGTATTGGCATGGGCGAGCCATATTTCCAGTGTAAAACTCTTTTGCAAAGGCATGGGGGAGTGGCCTTGTCTTCTAATTATACCCTGTATGCAGATATGTCCGCCCGGGTAATGGATGTCTTGTCTACTTTTGTTCCTGATGTGGAAATTTACTCCATAGACGAGGCTTTTTTATTTTTTTCCCACGCTGCCGCTACTATTGCTAAGTATGACAATCCCTGGCAACTGGGGCAGGAAATAAGAAAAAAAATAAAGAAGTGGACAGGCATCCCTGTATCCATAGGCATTGCCAAAACCAAGACCTTGGCCAAGGTTGCCAATCGCATCGCCAAAAAATTCCCTTATCTTCACGGAGTTTTTGTCTTAAAAGAACAAAAGGAAATCGAAAAGGCCCTGAAGCAGATAAAAATAGAGGATGTTTGGGGAATAGGCCGCAATTACTCCAAATTTTTGCGCTCCAGAGGAGTTTTGACTGCTTTTGACTTTGTCTGCCTGGAAAGAGATTTCGTACAAAAACACCTTACCGTGCGCGGGGTCTCTACTTTTTTAGAGTTAAAAGGCATCCCGTGTTTTGACCTGGAAGTAGAGGAAAAAAGGCCTGAAAGTATTATTACTTCCCGCTCTTTTGCCAAGGAAATATATTCTTTGACTGATCTCAAGCAGGCCATTGCTACCTTTATTCATGTCGGGGCGCAAAAATTGCGTCAAAAAAAATTGCTCGCCTCTTATGTCCATGTTTTTTTAAAGTCCAACCGTTTCAAAAAAAACTATTATTCTCGGCACAGTGCCTTGAAGCTTATGCCTTCTACTAATTACACCCCGTTTTTAATTGAAAAGGCCCACCTTGTTCTGGAAAAGATTTATTCTCCGGACCATGGTTATAAAAAAGCCGGAATCATGTTCACGGGTCTTGAACCACAAGAAGAACGCAGGCTTACCTTTTTTGAGCTGGATAAAAACAAGAGGCAAAAACAGGAACGTTTGATGCAAGTTATGGACAGGATAAATGCCAAATGGGGAAAGGGCACTTTGACGGTAGCAGCTACCGGCCTGGAAAAGAAGTGTTTTTTTCGCCGCTCCCACAGATCACCCGCCTATACGACAAAATGGGAGGACTTGCCTGTTGTCAGGGCATAA
- a CDS encoding LysE family translocator produces the protein MTIYSAIGFSVAMLILAASPGPGVFATVARALASGFRPALIVICGIVLGDVIFLLFATFGLSIVAQALGNLFFIVKICGSIYLIFLGFKIWFKEPAHAVSEYEWCTKARWGNFISGLLITLSNPKVIFFYCGFLPTFLDLSVLTLSDLVVVVGIVIIVLASVLATYAFLASCTRQMFTKQKAARRLNRTAGGLMVASGVAIVTRS, from the coding sequence TTGACGATTTATTCAGCAATTGGTTTCTCGGTTGCCATGCTTATTTTGGCAGCTAGTCCAGGACCAGGGGTGTTTGCCACCGTAGCTAGAGCACTTGCTTCAGGTTTTCGGCCAGCTCTTATTGTAATCTGCGGAATTGTTCTTGGCGACGTTATTTTCTTACTGTTTGCTACTTTTGGGCTTTCGATCGTGGCCCAGGCCTTGGGAAACTTGTTTTTTATCGTGAAAATTTGTGGTTCTATCTATTTGATATTTTTGGGTTTTAAAATTTGGTTCAAGGAACCTGCGCACGCAGTCAGCGAGTACGAATGGTGCACGAAGGCACGGTGGGGAAACTTCATAAGTGGCCTTCTTATCACACTGTCCAACCCCAAGGTGATTTTTTTCTATTGTGGCTTTTTGCCTACTTTCCTTGATTTGTCGGTTCTCACACTGAGCGACTTGGTAGTAGTAGTGGGTATCGTCATTATCGTCTTGGCGAGCGTCTTGGCGACTTATGCGTTTCTTGCGAGCTGCACTCGGCAGATGTTTACAAAACAGAAGGCAGCTCGGCGACTCAATCGAACTGCTGGAGGTTTGATGGTAGCGAGTGGAGTTGCCATCGTAACTCGATCGTGA
- a CDS encoding tautomerase family protein — MPIVSIKIAKGRSIEQKRKLVKAVTDSVVSTLGVT; from the coding sequence ATGCCAATAGTATCAATCAAAATTGCAAAAGGGCGCTCAATTGAGCAAAAACGGAAACTTGTAAAGGCTGTAACAGATTCTGTGGTTTCAACGCTAGGTGTTACATAA
- a CDS encoding Mth938-like domain-containing protein, translating into MIEKYSFGEMVVAGKKYTTDLKIIKGQVVPNWWRKKGHRVFLEDIEDIIQANPQIIVIGKGKPGLLQVDDSLKKFLEKQGISLIEQKTAQALQTFNELYQQKEPVAAGFHLTC; encoded by the coding sequence ATGATAGAAAAATACTCTTTTGGAGAGATGGTTGTAGCTGGTAAAAAATATACAACTGATCTTAAAATCATCAAAGGCCAAGTTGTGCCTAACTGGTGGCGCAAGAAGGGGCATCGAGTCTTTTTAGAAGATATCGAGGACATCATCCAGGCCAACCCGCAGATTATCGTCATTGGCAAGGGCAAGCCAGGACTTTTGCAAGTGGATGACAGTTTGAAAAAATTCCTGGAAAAACAAGGTATTTCTTTGATCGAACAAAAGACAGCCCAGGCCTTACAGACCTTTAATGAACTTTATCAGCAAAAAGAACCTGTAGCAGCCGGCTTCCATTTAACTTGCTAA
- a CDS encoding cupin domain-containing protein codes for MAKFLKKEDITFEDHPKFEGVKIAKLVSSQDTDTVSVSMLEISPDTEIPIHTHDPNIDSVYVLEGQGEVFTAGKWQKLSAGDYIFIPAQEEHGVKNTGKDILKLFVVHSPPFF; via the coding sequence ATGGCCAAGTTTCTGAAAAAAGAGGACATAACCTTTGAGGATCACCCAAAGTTTGAGGGTGTAAAGATTGCCAAGCTAGTGAGCAGCCAGGACACGGATACCGTGAGCGTGTCCATGTTGGAAATATCTCCTGACACGGAAATTCCAATCCATACCCACGATCCCAATATTGATTCAGTTTATGTCTTAGAAGGACAGGGTGAAGTCTTTACCGCCGGCAAATGGCAGAAATTAAGTGCTGGAGACTATATCTTCATACCTGCACAGGAAGAACACGGAGTCAAAAATACCGGCAAAGATATATTAAAACTCTTTGTTGTTCACAGCCCGCCATTCTTTTAG
- a CDS encoding DEAD/DEAH box helicase, whose amino-acid sequence MSLSLTFDELGISDPLLKAIDHIGYKAPSPIQAKTIPLLMEGHNLLGQAQTGTGKTAAFALPILTKIDTSCREPQVLVLTPTRELAIQVSESFQSYGKYIKGLRVLSVYGGASMVPQLQQLRRGVHIVVGTPGRVMDHIRRNTLSLNGLSTLVLDEADEMLNMGFLEDIEWILERSPKNRQMALFSATMPKGIREIALRHLPNAKTVKIKTQTATVESIEQQYLEVAGISKFEALARLIEVEDFDAMLVFVRTRTATVEVAEQLKARGYSCGTLNGDMSQAMRERTIEQLKNKSLDIVIATDVAARGLDVRRISHVVNYDMPYDSETYIHRIGRTARAGQSGKTILFVSPQERRMLRTIERATRQKITPMGLPTLQDISKRRIASFKQQIIDTVNTQKLDFFRRLVEELSQESDKEDRDIAAALAYLLQRENPLHPKEKKQRPEKKKSFQKMERAAHRGKNKQRPSGQAEAGMERYRIDVGREHGVTPGDIVGAIANEANIDGEAIGHIKIYDDFSTVDLASGMPKFVYKFLKKVRVRSRPLNLSPFAETSSDTKDTPRKSRSKQGKIFRMPKNRRK is encoded by the coding sequence ATGTCATTATCCTTAACATTCGATGAGTTGGGAATATCGGATCCCCTTCTCAAGGCCATTGACCATATTGGCTACAAGGCCCCATCTCCTATTCAGGCAAAGACTATCCCTCTACTCATGGAGGGGCATAATCTCCTGGGCCAGGCTCAAACCGGTACAGGAAAAACCGCAGCCTTTGCTTTGCCCATTTTAACCAAGATAGATACCTCCTGTCGCGAACCACAGGTTTTGGTTCTAACCCCTACCCGAGAGCTGGCCATTCAGGTCAGTGAGTCTTTTCAGAGTTATGGCAAATATATCAAGGGCCTGCGGGTTTTGTCCGTTTACGGCGGCGCAAGCATGGTTCCCCAGTTGCAACAACTTAGGCGCGGAGTCCATATTGTCGTGGGGACTCCGGGCAGAGTGATGGATCACATTCGCCGCAACACTTTATCCCTTAATGGTCTCAGTACGTTAGTCCTGGATGAAGCGGACGAGATGTTGAACATGGGATTCCTTGAGGATATAGAATGGATTTTGGAAAGAAGCCCGAAAAATCGGCAAATGGCTCTTTTTTCGGCAACCATGCCCAAAGGAATACGCGAGATTGCCTTGCGTCACCTGCCTAATGCCAAAACCGTTAAAATCAAAACCCAAACCGCCACTGTTGAATCCATCGAACAGCAATATTTGGAGGTGGCCGGTATAAGCAAATTCGAAGCTCTGGCCCGCCTTATTGAGGTGGAGGACTTTGATGCAATGCTGGTTTTTGTCAGGACCAGGACAGCCACAGTGGAAGTCGCCGAGCAGCTAAAGGCCAGAGGATATTCGTGTGGCACATTAAACGGGGATATGAGTCAGGCCATGCGTGAGCGGACCATTGAGCAATTAAAAAATAAATCCCTGGATATCGTGATTGCAACTGATGTGGCCGCCCGCGGACTAGATGTCAGGCGTATCAGTCATGTGGTAAACTATGATATGCCATATGATAGCGAAACCTACATACACCGCATTGGTCGGACCGCACGTGCCGGACAGAGCGGTAAAACGATTTTATTCGTGAGCCCGCAAGAAAGGCGGATGTTACGGACTATTGAAAGAGCCACCAGGCAAAAAATAACTCCCATGGGTTTGCCGACATTACAGGATATAAGTAAACGCCGTATTGCCAGTTTTAAGCAACAGATAATAGATACCGTGAACACGCAGAAACTGGATTTCTTTCGGCGCCTTGTCGAAGAGTTGAGCCAGGAATCGGATAAGGAAGACAGGGATATAGCTGCGGCATTAGCCTATTTGCTCCAACGAGAAAATCCGTTGCATCCCAAGGAGAAAAAACAACGGCCAGAAAAGAAAAAAAGTTTTCAGAAAATGGAGAGAGCCGCTCATAGAGGAAAGAATAAACAGCGACCTTCAGGTCAGGCAGAAGCCGGCATGGAGCGATACCGGATTGATGTTGGCCGGGAGCATGGAGTGACACCGGGCGATATTGTTGGCGCTATTGCCAATGAAGCAAATATTGATGGAGAAGCCATCGGGCATATCAAGATCTATGATGACTTCAGTACTGTTGACTTGGCCTCTGGAATGCCAAAATTCGTGTATAAATTTTTAAAAAAGGTCCGGGTCCGGTCGCGGCCTTTAAATCTCTCTCCATTTGCGGAAACCAGCTCAGATACGAAAGATACCCCACGTAAGAGCCGATCCAAGCAGGGCAAAATATTCAGAATGCCAAAAAATCGGAGAAAATAG
- a CDS encoding 23S rRNA (pseudouridine(1915)-N(3))-methyltransferase RlmH — protein sequence MSSIKFIWVGKLKKKYWQQSFAHYWNNLSKFYALQETIIRDAAHGTQIQRIEKEGELIVNKIAPRDLIVTLDEKGSLLTSRELAQKLKKWTETSGLRPCFIMGGAYGLSQDVQKKARFCLSLSPMTFPHEMARVILIEQLYRAATILKNFPYHH from the coding sequence ATGAGCTCAATAAAGTTTATCTGGGTTGGGAAGCTGAAAAAAAAGTATTGGCAACAGTCATTTGCCCACTACTGGAATAATTTGAGTAAGTTTTACGCCCTGCAGGAAACAATTATCAGGGATGCAGCTCATGGCACACAAATCCAGCGTATAGAAAAAGAAGGGGAACTGATTGTAAACAAAATAGCTCCCCGGGACTTAATCGTTACCCTTGATGAAAAGGGAAGTCTTTTAACTTCGCGGGAACTGGCACAAAAACTTAAGAAGTGGACAGAAACATCCGGACTCAGGCCTTGTTTTATCATGGGTGGTGCCTATGGGTTGAGCCAGGATGTCCAGAAGAAAGCAAGGTTTTGTCTAAGTTTAAGCCCCATGACCTTTCCCCATGAAATGGCCAGGGTTATTCTGATTGAACAACTCTATCGGGCCGCCACTATCTTGAAGAATTTCCCCTACCATCATTAA
- the lysA gene encoding diaminopimelate decarboxylase has protein sequence MHYFEYKNGQLYAEEIPVADLVREYDTPLYIYSAKTFRRHFQAFDSAFEGINHLTCYSVKANSNLCILKLLAEMGAGMDIVSGGELFRALRAGVDPQKIVYSGVGKRAHEIQEALMADILMFNVESQQELLKINQVAQDLDKTARISLRINPDVDPQTHPYISTGLKKNKFGLAMDQALETYKLAKELSNIEPIGIDCHIGSQLTSIDPFLDALTKVLNFYEKLKDMGLDIKYLDLGGGLGITYKEEEPPHPAEFGRALSERLKDYDLKLILEPGRVIAGNAGILVTRALYTKKTEIKNFVIVDAAMNDLVRPSLYGSFHRIAPVIQTDRPMQKVDIVGPICESGDFLAQDRELPEIKPDELLAVFSAGAYGFTMASQYNSRTRAAEILVDGEEVTVARRREVYFDLVALEDGCF, from the coding sequence ATGCATTATTTTGAGTACAAAAATGGTCAACTTTATGCAGAGGAAATCCCTGTTGCAGATCTTGTCCGGGAGTACGATACTCCCCTGTATATTTATTCGGCCAAAACTTTTCGCCGCCATTTCCAGGCATTTGATTCTGCTTTTGAAGGCATTAACCATTTGACCTGCTATTCGGTGAAAGCCAACTCCAATTTATGTATCCTCAAGCTCCTGGCAGAAATGGGAGCCGGTATGGATATTGTTTCTGGCGGGGAGCTATTCAGGGCTTTAAGGGCTGGCGTTGATCCGCAAAAGATTGTCTATTCTGGTGTGGGCAAGCGCGCACATGAGATTCAAGAAGCCCTCATGGCCGATATTTTGATGTTTAATGTGGAGTCACAACAAGAGCTTTTGAAAATCAACCAGGTGGCTCAAGACCTGGACAAAACAGCCCGGATCAGTTTGCGCATCAACCCGGATGTTGATCCCCAGACCCATCCCTATATTTCCACAGGACTTAAGAAAAATAAATTTGGTCTTGCAATGGATCAAGCTCTGGAAACTTATAAGTTGGCTAAAGAACTATCCAATATCGAGCCTATTGGCATTGATTGCCATATTGGTTCTCAATTAACCAGCATAGATCCGTTTTTAGATGCCTTGACCAAGGTCTTGAATTTTTATGAGAAGTTAAAAGATATGGGTCTTGATATTAAATATCTTGATCTGGGCGGAGGCTTAGGCATCACCTATAAAGAAGAAGAGCCTCCCCACCCTGCTGAGTTTGGCCGGGCCTTATCTGAAAGACTAAAAGACTATGATCTGAAGTTAATCCTTGAACCGGGAAGGGTTATTGCCGGAAATGCCGGGATATTGGTTACCAGGGCACTGTATACCAAAAAAACAGAAATCAAAAATTTTGTCATTGTTGATGCTGCTATGAACGATCTTGTCCGGCCTTCCCTGTATGGATCTTTTCACCGCATCGCACCCGTGATCCAGACAGACAGACCCATGCAGAAAGTAGATATTGTCGGGCCTATTTGCGAGTCCGGAGACTTTCTGGCCCAGGATAGGGAGCTGCCTGAGATCAAGCCGGATGAGCTTCTGGCGGTATTTTCAGCCGGAGCGTATGGTTTTACCATGGCTTCACAATATAATTCCCGAACCAGGGCGGCAGAAATATTGGTAGACGGCGAGGAAGTGACAGTGGCCAGACGCAGAGAAGTTTATTTTGATCTCGTTGCCCTGGAAGATGGATGTTTTTAG
- a CDS encoding GIY-YIG nuclease family protein, producing MKKGGCVYIMSNKSDKVLYTGVTNDLVRRVYEHKKHMVKGFTDKYNVNKLVYYEIFDSIEEAIRREKQIKGWKRCKKLELIQSKNPNWNDLWKDIIAS from the coding sequence ATGAAAAAGGGTGGCTGCGTCTACATAATGAGCAACAAAAGCGATAAAGTACTTTATACTGGCGTAACGAACGATTTAGTAAGAAGAGTATATGAGCATAAAAAACACATGGTTAAAGGATTTACCGATAAATATAATGTTAATAAGTTAGTATATTATGAAATTTTTGATAGCATTGAAGAGGCTATAAGGAGAGAAAAGCAAATAAAAGGCTGGAAGAGATGTAAGAAGTTAGAGCTGATTCAGTCAAAAAATCCCAATTGGAATGATTTATGGAAAGATATTATTGCTAGTTGA
- the mutS gene encoding DNA mismatch repair protein MutS yields MTRDMPDKTSLKLTPMLEQYLRIKEENPGALLFFRMGDFYELFFEDAEVAARELQIALTSRNPNAEIQVPMCGVPHHAVEEYLRQLLDKGYKVAICEQVEDPKKAKGLVKRAVTRILTPGTVVEDANLTAKDNNYLAALVWDSQKQEGGLAWADFSTGEWTGLVLKKEEQIWQWVVKIDPKEILLPQGYKLPASYSEFKARINELPPTSYFDLKSGTELIKKSQKVATLDVLDLADKPVLIKACGALLMYLVQTQKEKLTHLCPFKPLNLTRYLLLDEVTERNLELFKRLDGRKGPGTLWHALDNTLTPMGGRLLRQRLSQPWKDKAIILKNQEVVEFFFNQDRLREELRTYLDKIFDLERLSTRIFLNRCTPKDFVALRQSLSILPQIKKLFNPDDDLPRYLRKILATWDDLGDTYELLSRSLKDNPNHLITEGGLFRQGYDPELDQLIDLTEHGQARLKELLQKEQEQNDLPKLKMGYNKVFGYYFELSKAFKGKIPEHFERRQTLVASERFITAELKELEERLFSAAEKRKAKEYNLFLDLREKVAGKRQRFLQMADILARLDFWQGLAQAARKWEWTKPELSGELVLDIKAGRHPAIEAVQGRANYIPNDLYMDEQSKILLITGPNMAGKSTVLRQTAIICILAQIGSFVPAEKAVVGLCDRIFSRVGASDNLAQGQSTFMVEMTETARILRQVTKRSLVILDEIGRGTSTFDGLSLAWAVVEDLAQKYGGIRTLFATHYHELTSLEGKLSGIKNLNIAVKEWKGDIVFLRRLVPGPADRSYGIEVAKLAGVPQNVVARAKEILADLEKKGARYKVTVQNKKHFLPGLNTEPSPSAKPKTHPLIDELKNLDPNNLTPVMALNILYDWKKRFGG; encoded by the coding sequence ATGACTAGAGACATGCCTGACAAAACATCGCTCAAGCTCACCCCCATGCTGGAGCAATACTTGCGCATTAAGGAAGAAAACCCTGGTGCGCTCCTTTTTTTTCGCATGGGCGATTTTTACGAGCTTTTTTTTGAAGATGCAGAGGTTGCTGCCAGAGAATTACAAATAGCCCTCACCTCCCGCAATCCCAACGCCGAAATACAGGTACCCATGTGCGGCGTCCCCCATCATGCTGTCGAGGAATATTTACGCCAGCTTCTGGATAAGGGCTATAAAGTGGCTATTTGTGAACAGGTGGAAGACCCCAAAAAGGCCAAAGGACTGGTCAAAAGGGCTGTGACCAGGATTCTGACTCCAGGCACTGTTGTGGAAGATGCCAATTTAACAGCCAAGGACAATAATTATCTGGCCGCGCTTGTCTGGGATAGTCAAAAACAGGAAGGCGGTCTGGCTTGGGCAGACTTTTCTACTGGAGAGTGGACCGGACTTGTCCTGAAAAAAGAAGAGCAAATCTGGCAATGGGTAGTCAAGATTGACCCCAAAGAAATTTTACTTCCCCAGGGGTATAAATTACCTGCTTCCTACTCTGAATTCAAAGCTCGTATTAATGAGCTTCCCCCTACTTCCTATTTTGACCTTAAGTCCGGTACTGAATTAATCAAAAAGTCCCAGAAAGTAGCAACTCTCGATGTCCTGGATCTTGCGGACAAACCTGTCCTGATCAAGGCCTGCGGGGCCTTATTGATGTACCTCGTTCAAACCCAAAAAGAAAAATTAACCCATCTCTGCCCTTTTAAACCACTGAATTTAACCAGGTATCTTCTTCTAGACGAGGTTACAGAAAGAAATCTGGAGCTTTTTAAACGACTTGACGGACGAAAAGGGCCAGGCACTTTATGGCATGCGCTGGATAATACCTTAACTCCCATGGGGGGCAGGCTTTTAAGACAAAGATTGTCCCAGCCCTGGAAGGATAAGGCTATTATCTTGAAAAACCAGGAGGTGGTCGAATTTTTCTTTAATCAGGATAGGTTAAGAGAAGAATTAAGAACCTACCTGGACAAAATTTTTGACCTGGAGCGTTTAAGTACCAGGATATTTTTAAATAGGTGTACCCCTAAAGACTTTGTAGCATTGCGCCAAAGCCTGTCCATTCTACCTCAAATAAAAAAATTATTTAATCCTGATGATGACTTGCCAAGATATTTAAGGAAAATTTTGGCCACCTGGGACGACTTGGGCGATACCTATGAGTTATTGTCAAGGTCATTAAAGGACAATCCAAATCATCTCATTACCGAGGGAGGTTTGTTTCGCCAGGGCTATGACCCTGAACTGGATCAACTTATTGATCTTACGGAACATGGTCAGGCCAGGCTGAAAGAATTACTGCAAAAAGAACAGGAACAAAATGACCTGCCCAAATTAAAAATGGGCTATAACAAGGTTTTTGGCTATTACTTTGAATTATCCAAAGCCTTTAAGGGCAAGATTCCAGAGCATTTTGAGCGCAGACAGACCCTGGTTGCCAGTGAACGTTTTATAACTGCTGAACTGAAAGAGCTGGAGGAACGTCTCTTTTCCGCAGCGGAAAAGAGAAAGGCAAAAGAATACAACCTTTTTCTTGATTTAAGGGAGAAAGTTGCCGGAAAGAGACAGAGATTCTTGCAGATGGCCGATATATTGGCCAGGCTCGATTTTTGGCAGGGATTGGCCCAGGCGGCTCGCAAATGGGAATGGACAAAACCGGAACTTAGCGGAGAGCTTGTTTTAGACATCAAAGCCGGACGGCACCCGGCAATAGAAGCGGTTCAGGGACGGGCCAACTATATTCCCAATGATCTTTACATGGATGAGCAAAGTAAGATTCTGCTCATTACCGGCCCGAACATGGCTGGAAAGTCAACGGTTTTACGTCAGACAGCCATTATATGCATCCTGGCTCAGATCGGTTCTTTTGTCCCGGCAGAAAAGGCAGTTGTCGGCCTGTGTGACCGGATCTTCTCCCGGGTCGGGGCTTCGGATAATCTGGCCCAGGGACAAAGTACCTTTATGGTGGAGATGACTGAAACAGCACGCATTTTAAGGCAGGTCACCAAGAGGAGCCTGGTTATTCTGGATGAAATCGGGAGGGGAACAAGCACTTTTGACGGCCTATCCCTGGCCTGGGCAGTGGTTGAAGATTTGGCCCAAAAATACGGGGGCATCAGGACCTTGTTTGCCACCCACTATCATGAGCTCACTTCTTTGGAAGGAAAACTTTCAGGAATAAAAAACCTGAATATTGCTGTAAAAGAGTGGAAAGGAGATATTGTCTTTTTAAGACGATTGGTTCCGGGACCGGCTGATCGCAGTTATGGTATCGAAGTGGCAAAACTGGCCGGCGTGCCACAAAACGTGGTTGCCAGGGCCAAAGAAATTTTGGCTGACCTGGAAAAGAAAGGCGCAAGGTATAAGGTGACGGTTCAAAATAAAAAACATTTTTTGCCCGGACTTAACACTGAGCCATCCCCTTCTGCGAAACCAAAAACCCACCCCCTTATAGATGAGCTAAAAAACCTGGATCCGAATAATTTAACTCCTGTCATGGCCTTGAATATTTTGTATGATTGGAAGAAAAGATTTGGAGGATAA